A region from the Salvia hispanica cultivar TCC Black 2014 unplaced genomic scaffold, UniMelb_Shisp_WGS_1.0 HiC_scaffold_1382, whole genome shotgun sequence genome encodes:
- the LOC125198352 gene encoding probable inactive ATP-dependent zinc metalloprotease FTSHI 2, chloroplastic, whose protein sequence is MVGAELANIIEVAAINMIRDERTEVNDKANLVVWFPCGYITSYLGLGAKLISSKLFLDELPLLLTRGGILLCGPPGVGKTLLAKAVAGEAGVNFFSISASQFVEIYVGVGASRVRALYQEARDNAPSVVFIDELDAVGRARGLIKGSGGQERDATLNQLLVCLDGFEGRGEVITIASTNRPDILDAALVRPGRFDRKIHIPKPGLIGRVEILKVHARKKPMAPDVDYLAVATMTDGMVGAELANIIEVAAINMMRDERTEITTDDLLQAAQIEERGMLDKRERSPEIWRQVAINEAAMAIVAVNFPDLRNIEFVTISPRAGRDLGYVRLKMDHIKFKEGMLSRQSLLDHITVQLAPRAADELWYGENQLSTIWAETADNARSAARTLVLGGLSEKYFGLNSFWTEDRIDEIDSEALRILDVQKTVLCEEIHHFFHVCGKDIKTLFMQILGRNRELLDAVVDRLVEKKSLTKQEFFDLVELHGSVQTMPPTILDIRAASRLQLQNILLDTEEAAARSSIVST, encoded by the exons ATGGTTGGTGCTGAGCTGGCCAACATTATCGAGGTTGCTGCTATCAACATGATACGCGATGAAAGAACAGAG GTGAATGATAAAGCAAATTTAGTTGTGTGGTTTCCTTGTGGGTACATCACTAGCTATCTTGGTCTTGGTGCAAAACTTATTTCTTCAAAACTCTTTCTTGATGAGCTTCCTTTGTTGCTAACAAGAG GTGGTATACTTCTTTGTGGCCCTCCTGGAGTGGGGAAGACATTATTAGCAAAAGCTGTTGCTGGTGAGGCAGGTGTAAACTTCTTCTCCATATCTGCATCTCAGTTTGTCGAAATATATGTGGGAGTTGGTGCTTCTCGTGTACGAGCGCTCTATCAAGAAGCAAGGGACAAT GCTCCATCTGTTGTTTTCATCGATGAACTGGATGCTGTTGGAAGGGCACGTGGTTTGATTAAGGGGTCTGGTGGGCAAGAACGTGATGCTACTTTAAATCAG CTTCTTGTATGCCTGGATGGGTTCGAAGGCAGAGGAGAAGTCATTACCATTGCTTCTACAAACAGGCCAGACATTTTGGATGCAGCACTTGTGAGACCAGGGAGGTTCGACCGGAAAATACACATACCCAAGCCTGGACTGATTGGCCGTGTTGAAATTCTGAAG GTTCATGCTAGGAAGAAACCAATGGCCCCTGATGTGGATTATTTGGCTGTTGCGACTATGACTGATGGAATGGTTGGTGCTGAGCTGGCCAACATTATCGAGGTTGCTGCTATCAACATGATGCGCGATGAAAGAACAGAG ATTACTACTGATGATTTGTTACAAGCTGCACAAATAGAAGAAAGAGGCATGCTTGacaaaagagagagaagccCCGAGATCTGGAGGCAAGTAGCTATAAATGAAGCTGCAATGGCCATAGTTGCTGTCAATTTCCCGGATCTCAGAAATATCGAGTTT gtGACGATTTCTCCAAGAGCTGGAAGAGATTTAGGTTATGTCCGCCTAAAGATGGACCATATTAAATTTAAGGAAGGAATGTTGAG CCGGCAGTCTCTCTTGGATCACATCACTGTCCAACTTGCTCCACGTGCAGCAGACGAACTCTGGTATGGGGAAAATCAG TTGAGTACCATCTGGGCGGAGACGGCCGATAATGCTCGATCTGCTGCACGAACCTTAGTGCTTGGTGGTCTTTCCGAGAAGTATTTTGGCTTGAACAGTTTCTGGACAGAAGATAGAATTGAT GAAATTGATTCAGAGGCGCTGCGAATCCTTGACGTGCAAAAAACGGTACTATGTGAAGAGATTCACCATTTCTTTCATGTCTGTGGGAAAGATATTAAGACTTTGTTCATGCAGATTCTTGGGAGAAACCGTGAGCTTTTGGATGCCGTTGTGGACAGGCTCGTGGAGAAGAAGAGCTTAACCAAGCAAGAATTCTTCGACTTAGTTGAGCTTCATGGATCTGTACAAACTATGCCGCCTACCATACTTGACATCAGAGCCGCCTCACGGTTACAGCtgcaaaatattcttttagaCACCGAAGAAGCAGCAGCTCGTTCGAGCATTGTTTCAACATGA